A portion of the Scylla paramamosain isolate STU-SP2022 chromosome 32, ASM3559412v1, whole genome shotgun sequence genome contains these proteins:
- the LOC135089286 gene encoding uncharacterized protein LOC135089286, which translates to MATAVRTREGTQQKWEEEEEVREYLREVARASPPPRASLDQVTHSSSKFFIKFAVNTTRLNTHLENGKNPRDLETHINSAYPLLHHRCLPLLAAFLHFKTKHGTRVEKAVYERMSLLDLVDRLLLKRPVTFLGRDDQYLLRDGKRGKGGFEKIGSDHEAAPLCLRDYLSYDEMKLSALLSVSSASFFVNDGSRKNQGVPGARGSFQDSGVIVGMVGARLKKAGYMEWQDCVVTPKQNTRQAGYGSSRDGHHLQHLWARMWDVTLPVWEGEGPTVGDDFLLVNKTTLLNVAVYKARMQLAAETLLGEAKSRAVAGGLRAYVHVVGLGLGVWRASPRQDALFVEAWGDAIRATDVTHVAHIDFSWIGAAECHGVRDGEVFPGTQVVVHFSKRSLHDPVPAGTLLVVSYAWDGNSMPGNEYWIGKLASTGDGAAACSSGVAELHNAYINPNVRGSNLHVAGPWGVMHVAEYASRVLR; encoded by the exons ATGGCCACAGCAGTGAGGACACGGGAGGGGACGCAGcagaagtgggaggaggaggaggaagtgcgtGAGTACCTGAGGGAGGTGGCCCGCGCCTCTCCGCCTCCCCGGGCCAGCCTCGACCAAGTGACACACTCCAGCTCCAAGTTCTTCATTAAGTTTGCCGTCAACACCACCCGACTCAACACTCACCTCGAG AATGGCAAAAACCCGCGAGATCTGGAGACGCACATCAACTCCGCCTACCCACTGCTGCACCACCGCTGTCTGCCGCTGCTCGCCGCCTTCCTGCACTTCAAGACCAAGCACGGCACACGCGTCGAGAA GGCTGTGTATGAGAGGATGAGCCTGCTGGACCTGGTGGACCGTCTGCTGCTGAAGCGACCCGTCACCTTCCTCGGACGTGACGATCAGTACCTGCTGAGGGACGGCAAGCGCGGCAAGGGAGGCTTCGAGAAGATAGGCAGCGACCATGAGGCGGCGCCGCTCTGCCTGAGGGACTACCTCAGCTACGACGAGATGAAGCTTTCCGCGCTCCTCTCGGTCTCCTCGGCTTCCTTCTTCGTCAACGACGGCAGCCGCAAAAACCAGGGCGTCCCCGGGGCGCGGGGCAGCTTCCAGGACTCAGGAGTCATCGTGGGCATGGTGGGCGCCAGGCTAAAGAAGGCGGGCTACATGGAGTGGCAGGACTGTGTGGTGACGCCCAAGCAGAACACTCGCCAGGCTGGCTACGGGTCCTCGCGGGACGGCCACCACCTGCAGCACTTGTGGGCCAGGATGTGGGATGTGACACTGCCCGTGTGGGAGGGCGAGGGCCCGACGGTGGGCGACGACTTCCTGCTCGTCAACAAAACCACTCTCCTCAACGTGGCGGTGTACAAGGCGAGGATGCAGCTGGCGGCGGAGACACTGCTGGGCGAGGCCAAGAGCCGCGCCGTGGCAGGGGGCCTCAGGGCGTACGTGCACGTGGTGGGGCTCGGTTTGGGGGTGTGGCGTGCCTCCCCGCGCCAGGACGCCCTCTTCGTCGAGGCCTGGGGTGACGCCATCAGGGCCACCGACGTCACACACGTGGCACACATTGACTTCAGCTGGATAGGCGCTGCGGAGTGCCACGGCGTGCGGGACGGCGAAGTGTTCCCCGGTACGCAGGTGGTGGTGCACTTCTCCAAGCGGTCCCTGCATGACCCTGTCCCTGCCGGCACCCTGCTGGTGGTGAGCTACGCCTGGGACGGCAACTCCATGCCGGGCAACGAATACTGGATCGGGAAGCTGGCTAGCACGGGGGACGGGGCGGCCGCCTGCTCCTCGGGCGTGGCCGAGCTGCACAACGCGTACATCAACCCCAACGTGCGGGGCTCCAACCTGCACGTGGCGGGGCCCTGGGGCGTGATGCACGTGGCCGAGTACGCTTCTCGCGTGCTGAGGTAG